From a region of the Carbonactinospora thermoautotrophica genome:
- a CDS encoding restriction endonuclease subunit S domain-containing protein gives MIVLAEYGVHALVDERGDSVVLSPAQVLRITQTSATPWMRPRVLARLLTAPRNASRHTGSTVRRVSLRELELPTLSPEEVARLDEFLAELDRRLAALRRQVSALDQLGSAVVEGVAHGVLSIGDAD, from the coding sequence GTGATCGTCCTGGCCGAGTACGGCGTCCACGCGCTGGTCGACGAGCGCGGCGACAGCGTGGTGCTCAGCCCGGCCCAAGTGCTGCGCATCACGCAAACGTCCGCGACGCCATGGATGCGCCCCCGCGTCCTGGCCCGGCTCCTGACCGCTCCCCGCAACGCGTCCCGCCACACCGGATCGACCGTGCGCCGGGTCTCCTTGCGGGAGCTGGAGCTGCCGACCCTGAGTCCCGAGGAGGTCGCGCGGCTCGACGAGTTCCTCGCCGAACTGGACCGGCGACTCGCCGCGCTGCGCCGTCAGGTGTCCGCTCTCGACCAGCTCGGCTCGGCGGTCGTCGAAGGCGTCGCGCACGGAGTGCTGAGCATCGGCGATGCCGATTGA
- a CDS encoding SDH family Clp fold serine proteinase, which translates to MTPFDILLIFMLLSTLQPALQQRWLQAQRARTIRALEKQHGSRVITLIHRREGFAFLGIPFGGFIDIDDSEAVIRAIEMTDDEVPLELVLHTPGGLVLAAEQIAAALAAHPAPVTVYVPHYAMSGGTLIALAADRIVMAPSAVLGPIDPQIGDFPAASILRVVERKEVNEIDDRTLILADVAAKAQRQVRSFAATLLRRHMSAEKAEEVAAALSEGRWTHDYPIDATTAAGLGLPVSTDLPDAVRVLMGYYPQPRGRRPSVEYIPVPYTPTPRPAERRTPGASR; encoded by the coding sequence GTGACCCCGTTCGACATCCTGTTGATCTTCATGTTGCTGTCCACGCTGCAGCCAGCGCTGCAGCAGCGGTGGCTGCAGGCCCAGCGGGCGCGGACGATCCGGGCGCTGGAGAAGCAGCACGGATCGCGGGTGATCACGCTGATCCACCGGCGGGAGGGATTCGCCTTCCTGGGGATCCCGTTCGGCGGGTTCATCGACATCGACGACTCCGAGGCCGTGATCCGGGCGATCGAGATGACCGACGACGAGGTGCCGCTCGAACTGGTGCTGCACACTCCGGGCGGACTGGTGCTGGCCGCTGAACAGATCGCGGCCGCGCTGGCGGCGCATCCGGCGCCGGTGACGGTGTATGTGCCGCATTACGCGATGAGCGGGGGGACGTTGATCGCGCTGGCGGCGGACCGCATCGTGATGGCCCCCTCAGCGGTACTGGGCCCCATCGATCCCCAGATCGGGGACTTTCCTGCCGCGTCGATCCTGCGAGTGGTGGAGCGCAAGGAGGTCAACGAGATCGACGACCGCACCCTGATCCTGGCCGACGTCGCCGCCAAGGCCCAGCGGCAGGTGCGGAGCTTCGCCGCGACGCTGCTGCGCCGGCACATGAGCGCGGAGAAGGCGGAGGAGGTGGCGGCCGCCCTGTCCGAAGGCCGGTGGACCCACGACTACCCGATCGACGCGACCACCGCGGCCGGGCTCGGACTGCCGGTGAGCACGGACCTGCCCGATGCGGTGCGGGTACTCATGGGGTACTACCCCCAACCCCGTGGCCGGCGCCCCTCGGTGGAGTACATCCCGGTCCCGTACACGCCGACGCCGCGTCCTGCCGAGCGCCGCACCCCGGGTGCCAGCCGTTGA
- a CDS encoding EVE domain-containing protein — translation MSGTYLLILGHGEAVAWVLREQRMAFPARRHAEVSRLEPGDELLVYATRGAWNNPTRDRGRVIARATVASPVTVLDPPVTVAGREFASGCRIRVTELAPFGGGVELAPLVPELAAFPDPASWSVRLRRPLLALPEQDAARLRGLLAEVAGTREEHLAGYLEHATGPRAARAV, via the coding sequence ATGTCCGGCACGTACCTGCTCATCCTCGGGCACGGCGAGGCGGTCGCCTGGGTGTTGCGGGAGCAGCGGATGGCCTTCCCGGCCCGTCGTCACGCCGAGGTGTCCCGGCTGGAGCCCGGCGACGAGCTGCTGGTCTACGCGACCCGGGGCGCGTGGAACAACCCCACCCGCGACCGGGGCCGGGTGATCGCGCGGGCGACCGTGGCCTCGCCGGTGACCGTGCTGGACCCGCCGGTGACCGTGGCCGGCCGGGAGTTCGCCTCCGGCTGCCGGATCAGGGTGACGGAGCTGGCCCCGTTCGGCGGCGGCGTGGAGCTGGCCCCGCTCGTCCCCGAGCTGGCCGCCTTCCCCGACCCGGCCAGCTGGTCGGTACGGCTGCGCCGCCCGCTGCTGGCCCTGCCCGAGCAAGACGCCGCCCGGCTGCGCGGCCTCCTCGCTGAGGTGGCTGGCACCCGTGAAGAGCACCTCGCCGGCTATCTGGAGCACGCCACCGGCCCGCGCGCCGCGCGGGCGGTCTGA
- a CDS encoding Hsp20/alpha crystallin family protein, whose amino-acid sequence MALPVLQRETALWDPFREFADLHQRMGQLMQSVLGAFDGAISAAPWSPLADVEETDDAYLVQIDLPGVRRDDVTVEVIGNELTVHGEVKERERTGVVRHRARRYGQFDYRLTLPADVDADHVSAELADGVLTVRVPKTEEAKPRRIEITAR is encoded by the coding sequence ATGGCGCTTCCGGTACTGCAGCGCGAAACGGCCCTGTGGGATCCGTTCCGTGAGTTCGCGGATCTCCACCAGCGGATGGGCCAGCTGATGCAGTCGGTGCTCGGCGCGTTCGACGGCGCGATTTCCGCCGCGCCGTGGTCGCCGCTGGCCGACGTGGAGGAGACCGACGACGCCTACCTGGTCCAGATCGACCTGCCGGGCGTGCGTCGGGACGACGTCACCGTGGAGGTGATCGGCAACGAGCTCACCGTCCACGGTGAGGTCAAGGAGCGGGAGCGCACCGGCGTGGTGCGTCACCGCGCCCGCCGCTACGGCCAGTTCGACTACCGGCTGACGCTGCCGGCCGACGTGGACGCCGACCACGTCTCCGCCGAGCTGGCCGACGGCGTGCTGACGGTGCGCGTCCCCAAGACCGAGGAGGCCAAGCCGCGCCGCATCGAGATCACCGCTCGGTGA